One genomic window of Arachis hypogaea cultivar Tifrunner chromosome 8, arahy.Tifrunner.gnm2.J5K5, whole genome shotgun sequence includes the following:
- the LOC112706962 gene encoding tRNA-specific adenosine deaminase TAD3, translated as MGLVKNQLGFIQKSEAHEREVVVAVATSRVAPPPLSDSSNRRILWHQGLPETSRHVAIGEKRMMNKQFDTCEIVHIPEKEPHDLHNQPTEFVFASAIDPQNANHIVRRLNQIAPLENLRHVKRIQKKVLERGQVQLSVILCAASEGDNQLDSVPPALQELISSFQLSPFITKVCKYAATSKEEWQEQCKIWPTSYHPRTYNIDGITGFSDENSECIFKFMQSAMELATSDGVVVNAAVIVDPSAKQIISRARDQVFAWSTNKENSSIDSSCNRKSEFSSSDVISNNFATHESFQVNESNNQLKQPYTGVACLYPWQWAKQQLHSQSSYYCHPLRHAAMVAVESSAARDRYLFPSEENNGEKPLELDHENPSSTSSPAKRQKTVCTTVENDDDQLKARNQSSNQLLERPYLCTGYDIYLVWEPCTMCAMALAHQRIRRIFYAFPNRNAGALGSVHRLQGEKSLNHHYAVFRVLLPEEALHKCHTEVPQT; from the exons ATGGGCCTCGTCAAAAATCAACTGGGCTTTATCCAAAAAAGTGAAGCCCATGAAAGGGAAGTGGTTGTAGCCGTAGCCACAAGCAGAGTAGCGCCACCGCCACTCTCTGACTCCTCGAACCGGAGAATTCTCTGGCATCAGGGGTTACCAGAAACGAGTAGACACGTGGCAATAGGAGAGAAGAGGATGATGAACAAGCAATTTGACACGTGCGAGATTGTGCATATTCCAGAGAAGGAACCGCATGACCTTCATAACCAACCCACTG AGTTTGTTTTTGCTTCAGCTATTGACCCACAGAATGCAAACCACATTGTTAG GCGTCTGAATCAAATAGCACCGTTAGAAAATCTCCGGCATGTCAAACGAATTCAGAAGAAAGTACTAGAAAGAG GACAAGTACAGTTATCAGTGATCTTGTGTGCAGCATCTGAAGGTGACAATCAATTGGATAGTGTGCCGCCTGCTCTCCAGGAATTGATTAGTTCCTTTCAGTTGAGTCCTTTTATCACAAAA GTCTGCAAATATGCTGCAACATCAAAAGAAGAGTGGCAAGAGCAATGTAAAATTTGGCCAACATCATATCATCCAAGGActta TAATATTGATGGTATTACTGGGTTTAGCGACGAAAACTCAGAATGCATTTTTAAGTTTATGCAATCAGCTATGGAGTTGGCAACTTCTGATGGCGTG GTAGTCAATGCTGCAGTCATAGTGGATCCTTCAGCTAAGCAAATAATTTCAAGGGCACGCGATCAGGTTTTTGCTTGGAGCACTAACAAAGAAAACAGTAGCATCGACTCCAGTTGCAATAGAAAGTCAGAATTCTCTAGTTCTGATGTTATTTCCAATAACTTTGCGACACATGAGTCATTTCAAGTAAATGAATCAAACAACCAACTCAAACAACCATATACAGGTGTTGCATGTTTATATCCTTGGCAATGGGCTAAGCAGCAATTGCATTCACAGAGTTCATATTATTGCCACCCTTTGCGGCATGCTGCCATGGTGGCTGTAGAATCATCGGCTGCCAGGGATAGATATCTTTTCCCCAGCGAGGAAAATAATGGAGAAAAACCTTTGGAACTGGATCACGAGAATCCTTCTTCTACTAGCTCTCCCGCAAAGAGACAGAAAACTGTTTGTACTACT gttgagaatgatgatgatcaaTTGAAAGCTCGAAATCAGAGTTCCAATCAGCTGTTAGAACGACCTTACTTGTGCACTGGATATGACATCTATCTTGTTTGGGAACCATGCACAAT GTGTGCTATGGCCCTAGCCCATCAAAGAATCAGGAGGATATTCTATGCTTTCCCTAACCGGAACGCCGGCGCACTGGGAAGTGTTCACAGATTACAAGGAGAGAAGAGTTTAAATCATCATTATGCTGTTTTCAGGGTTTTGTTACCTGAAGAAGCCCTCCATAAATGTCATACTGAAGTCCCTCAGACATAG
- the LOC112706963 gene encoding outer envelope protein 39, chloroplastic, producing MGAQKSIHAGKAKIDVHVDFSHKLCASLMLPTLRSSDSPLSLVIGSLCIKHPNLFGGSEKLDVSWDKGLYDSNILVAYRRPRPKWLAQQSFVLQHSLSPEIGIHGIPINNFSRSGSGGVNLSRLSVGLDLKEPASTKWSSSTSIKFEHVRPLNDDGHSISRDHDGLPLTCSGSTHDSMVVLKQESRYTKANDRSFFHFNLQIEQGIPVLSKWLIFNRFKFVASKGIKLGPAFLLTRLTGGSIVGDMAPYQAFSIGGIGSVRGYGEGAVGSGRSCLVANSELTLPLNKMLEGAIFMDCGTDLRSGHLVPGNPALRQGKPGSGVGVGYGLRFKSQFGHFQVDYAINAFQQRTLYFGLSNLAS from the exons ATGGGAGCTCAGAAGAGCATCCATGCTGGCAAAG CAAAGATTGACGTTCATGTTGATTTTTCTCACAAGCTTTGCGCTTCTTTGATGCTCCCTACCCTTAG GAGTTCTGACAGTCCTCTTTCGTTGGTTATTGGGAG TCTCTGCATCAAGCACCCAAACTTATTTGGTGGGAGTGAGAAGCTTGATGTTTCGTGGGACAAGGGTTTATATGATTCAAATATCTTAGTTGCCTATAGAAGGCCACGACCAAAATGGCTTGCTCAACAATCTTTTGTGTTACAG CATTCTCTTTCACCTGAGATTGGTATCCATGGTATACCTATAAACAATTTCTCCCGCTCTGGAAGTGGAGGTGTAAATTTGTCTAGATTATCGGTTGGGCTGGACTTGAAGGAACCTGCAAGTACGAAATGGAGCAGTTCAACCAGTATAAAGTTTGAG CATGTCCGTCCATTGAACGATGATGGTCACTCGATAAGTAGAGATCATGATGGGTTGCCTTTGACTTGCAG TGGTAGTACACATGACAGTATGGTAGTGTTAAAGCAAGAGTCTCGATATACGAAGGCAAATGATCGCAGCTTTTTCCAT TTTAATCTTCAAATAGAGCAAGGCATTCCAGTTCTTTCCAAGTGGCTAATCTTTAATCGATTTAAATTTGTTGCTTCTAAAGGAATCAAACTTGGACCAGCATTTCTGTTAACAAG ACTTACAGGTGGTTCAATTGTTGGTGACATGGCTCCTTACCAAGCATTTTCCATTGGAGGGATTGGGAGTGTACGAGGGTATGGTGAAGGAGCAGTAGGGTCTGGGAGATCTTGTCTGGTGGCTAATAGTGAACTAACACTCCCTTTG AACAAGATGTTAGAAGGTGCCATTTTTATGGACTGTGGAACAGACTTGCGCTCTGGTCATCTTGTACCGG GAAATCCAGCATTGAGACAGGGTAAACCAGGATCTGGTGTTGGCGTGGGATATGGACTTCGATTCAAGTCACAGTTCGGCCACTTTCAAGTCGATTATGCCATAAATGCATTTCAGCAGAGAACTCTCTATTTTGGCCTCAGCAACCTTGCTTCATGA